A stretch of Cupriavidus necator DNA encodes these proteins:
- a CDS encoding type II and III secretion system protein family protein codes for MNQKRSEAAGGTRILVLAAILCTPLAAAAQAAIEAGNLTKATAPAAAKAPQGPMQMTISMTPGAAAPAASAPPVTSGEARGPNCTGAIRSESSVMVPVGKSQLITLQEPVRNRTLGNPNVVQATMVSPQTLYVLGRAVGTTNMIVQGRSGSCSIINVVVNADAGGLQTSLGQLLPGEPGIRVMTAADNLVLTGSVTNAQTAQQAMEIAQAYANAAQGGDGNKKGGVLNMLSVDTPQQVMLEVKVAEVSKTLLNQLGSTVNLQGGFGSWSGGLVTSLLTGASSAIFASKANNRPFDIAIDAQKNDSLVKILAEPNLVTISGQEASFLAGGKIYIPVAQANVLNGAGTVTLQEEEFGVGLKFTPTVLANGRIHLKVSPEVSELSPTGATIRGGTLAGQSILPVITTRRASTTVQMRDGESFAIGGLLTDSARGSLKALPGAGEVPVLGTLFRSTQYQQDLTELVFVITPRLVKPMQTSNYPLPTDSFSTPNPLSLYFMGNMEGSGKRQPQPVPAPSQPAAPAAAPATPPTAPRSEGAPGTSVSAVPNGKPLDEPAPAAPEPAPAASTRPALPAPAPARNTAAAPPAEDTTARIARIEATAARLAQARAAATAGRTASGGN; via the coding sequence ATGAACCAGAAACGATCCGAAGCTGCAGGCGGCACCCGCATCCTGGTGCTGGCCGCCATCCTCTGCACGCCGCTGGCTGCTGCGGCGCAGGCCGCCATTGAGGCTGGCAACCTGACCAAGGCAACCGCACCGGCTGCCGCCAAGGCCCCCCAGGGCCCGATGCAGATGACCATCAGCATGACGCCCGGAGCCGCCGCACCGGCCGCGTCGGCGCCGCCCGTGACTTCAGGCGAGGCGCGCGGGCCCAACTGCACCGGCGCGATCCGCAGCGAATCAAGCGTGATGGTGCCGGTCGGCAAGTCACAGCTGATCACGCTGCAGGAGCCGGTGCGCAACCGCACGCTGGGCAATCCCAATGTGGTGCAGGCCACCATGGTGTCGCCGCAGACGCTCTACGTGCTCGGCCGCGCGGTGGGCACCACCAACATGATCGTGCAGGGCCGCAGCGGCTCTTGCAGCATCATCAACGTGGTGGTGAATGCCGACGCCGGCGGGCTGCAGACTTCGCTGGGTCAGCTGTTGCCCGGCGAGCCCGGCATCCGCGTCATGACCGCCGCCGATAACCTGGTGCTGACCGGCAGCGTCACCAATGCGCAGACCGCGCAGCAAGCCATGGAAATCGCCCAGGCCTATGCCAATGCCGCGCAGGGCGGCGACGGCAACAAGAAGGGCGGCGTGCTGAACATGCTGTCGGTGGATACCCCGCAGCAGGTCATGCTGGAAGTGAAGGTGGCAGAGGTGTCCAAAACGCTGCTGAACCAACTCGGCTCGACGGTGAACCTGCAGGGCGGCTTCGGTTCCTGGAGCGGCGGGCTGGTGACTTCGCTGCTGACCGGCGCCTCGTCCGCGATCTTTGCCAGCAAGGCCAACAACCGGCCATTCGACATCGCCATCGATGCGCAAAAGAATGACAGCCTGGTCAAGATCCTGGCCGAGCCGAACCTGGTCACCATCAGCGGGCAGGAAGCCAGCTTCCTCGCAGGCGGCAAGATCTATATCCCGGTGGCGCAGGCCAATGTGCTGAACGGGGCCGGCACTGTCACCCTGCAGGAAGAAGAGTTCGGCGTCGGTCTGAAGTTCACGCCCACTGTGCTGGCCAACGGCCGCATTCACCTGAAGGTATCGCCGGAGGTGTCCGAGTTGTCGCCCACTGGCGCCACCATCCGCGGCGGCACCCTGGCCGGCCAGTCCATCTTGCCGGTGATCACCACCCGCCGCGCCTCCACCACCGTGCAGATGCGCGACGGCGAGAGCTTTGCCATCGGCGGCTTGCTGACGGACAGCGCGCGCGGCTCGCTCAAGGCGCTGCCGGGTGCGGGCGAAGTGCCGGTGCTGGGCACGCTGTTCCGCAGCACCCAGTACCAGCAGGACCTGACCGAACTGGTGTTCGTCATCACGCCGCGGCTGGTCAAGCCGATGCAGACCAGCAACTACCCGCTGCCCACCGACAGCTTCTCCACACCCAACCCGCTGTCGCTGTACTTCATGGGCAATATGGAAGGCAGCGGCAAGCGTCAGCCGCAACCCGTGCCGGCACCGTCGCAGCCCGCCGCGCCGGCCGCAGCACCCGCCACGCCGCCCACGGCACCGCGCAGCGAAGGCGCGCCCGGCACTTCGGTATCGGCCGTGCCGAACGGCAAACCGCTGGATGAGCCCGCGCCGGCCGCACC
- the cpaB gene encoding Flp pilus assembly protein CpaB: MKNTRAILMLLIALVAGVAAVVSASRWLVQQSSSSVRQVVVAANDLNLGQPLNGSQLRMVSWPTGSVPPGAFEDMKALEGRVVRTSLQRGEPVLDAKLAPVGTKGGLSAVINDGKRAITVRVNDVVGVAGFALPGNYVDVIVNTNEEAKTTQSGSISKIVLEKILVLAVAQQVSRDDTQPKVVNAVTLEVTPEQAEKLDVARSVGTLSLVLRNQLDVADISTGGATKGTLLGKTPEAPAKVVTKTETRTVVKTRTVAAAPARSGNCIGVLAGMQGGVECF, from the coding sequence ATGAAAAACACACGCGCAATCCTGATGCTGCTGATTGCCCTCGTCGCCGGCGTGGCGGCAGTGGTATCCGCGTCGCGATGGCTGGTCCAGCAGTCGTCCAGCTCGGTCAGGCAGGTGGTCGTCGCCGCCAACGACCTCAACCTCGGCCAGCCGCTCAACGGCAGCCAGCTGCGCATGGTCAGCTGGCCGACAGGCAGCGTGCCGCCCGGCGCGTTTGAGGACATGAAGGCGCTGGAGGGCCGCGTGGTCCGCACCAGCCTGCAGCGCGGCGAGCCCGTCCTCGACGCCAAGCTGGCGCCGGTGGGCACCAAGGGTGGATTGTCCGCCGTGATCAATGACGGCAAGCGTGCCATCACGGTCCGCGTCAACGACGTGGTGGGCGTGGCCGGCTTCGCGCTGCCGGGCAACTACGTCGACGTGATCGTCAATACCAACGAAGAAGCCAAGACCACGCAGAGCGGCAGCATCTCGAAGATCGTGCTCGAGAAAATCCTGGTGCTGGCGGTAGCGCAACAGGTCAGCCGCGACGACACCCAGCCCAAGGTGGTCAATGCGGTGACGCTGGAAGTCACGCCCGAACAGGCCGAGAAGCTCGACGTGGCGCGTAGCGTCGGCACGCTGTCGCTGGTGCTGCGCAACCAGCTGGATGTGGCCGACATCAGCACCGGCGGCGCCACCAAGGGAACGCTGCTTGGCAAGACACCGGAGGCACCGGCCAAGGTGGTGACCAAGACCGAGACGCGCACCGTAGTCAAGACTCGTACGGTAGCGGCGGCGCCCGCACGCTCGGGCAATTGCATCGGCGTGCTGGCAGGCATGCAGGGTGGCGTCGAGTGCTTCTGA